TCAGGGTGGCGTCCGTTCCGGAACGTGCAACGGCGGCCGTGCCGATGCCGCCGGCTGCCTCGGTCCCGGTCCGCACGGCATCATCGGCGGCGCGGCGCAGTGCCGGCAGATCAACGGTTTCCTTCGCCCAGTAGAGCTTTTTGGGTTCCAGGAAGACCACCGGGTCGTTGAGCCGCACCGCGGCGCGCAGCAGCGAATACGCGTCCGCGACGGTGGCCGGGGCCACCACGGTGAGGCCCGGGGTGTGCGCATAGTAGGACTCGGAGGAATCGCAGTGGTGTTCCACTCCGCCGATTCCGCCGGCGTAGGGAATCCGGATCACCAGCGGCAGCTTTACCTTGCCGCGGGTGCGGTTGGACATTTTGGCCGCATGGCTGACCACCTGCTCAAACGCCGGGTAGGCAAAGGCGTCAAACTGCATTTCCACCACCGGCCGCAATCCGTTCATCGCCATGCCCACGGCCATGCCCATAATGCCGGATTCGGCCAACGGGGTGTCGAAGCAGCGGTCGGTGCCGAAGCGGGCCGTCAGGCCGTCGGTGATCCGGAAGACCCCGCCCAACGGACCCACGTCCTCCCCGAAGACCACCACCGCGGGATCGGCGGCCATCTCGTCC
This Arthrobacter sp. zg-Y20 DNA region includes the following protein-coding sequences:
- a CDS encoding alpha-ketoacid dehydrogenase subunit beta; its protein translation is MAATSTQARPAGVPAPETDGGPLTFAKALNAALADEMAADPAVVVFGEDVGPLGGVFRITDGLTARFGTDRCFDTPLAESGIMGMAVGMAMNGLRPVVEMQFDAFAYPAFEQVVSHAAKMSNRTRGKVKLPLVIRIPYAGGIGGVEHHCDSSESYYAHTPGLTVVAPATVADAYSLLRAAVRLNDPVVFLEPKKLYWAKETVDLPALRRAADDAVRTGTEAAGGIGTAAVARSGTDATLIAYGPSVSTALAAAAAAEAEGRSLEVIDLRSIVPYDDASVDASVRRTGRAVVIAEAPGFASVASEIAARVQERCFHSLAAPVLRVTGFDVPYPAPKLEHWFLPGVDRILEAVDELQWDEGDAGDEGAVETETRAEAGGPR